In Helicobacter pylori, a single genomic region encodes these proteins:
- the folD gene encoding bifunctional methylenetetrahydrofolate dehydrogenase/methenyltetrahydrofolate cyclohydrolase FolD, translated as MGMSNRGVVLLDGQALADNIEKDLKNKIQTITAQTHKRPKLAVILVGKDPASITYVNMKIKACQRVGMDFDLKTLQENITEAKLLSLIKDCNTDQNISGVLVQLPLPRHIDTKMILEAIDPSKDVDGFHPLNIGKLCTQKESFLPATPMGVMRLLEHYHIEIKGKDVAIIGASNIIGKPLSMLMLNAGASVSVCHILTKDISFYTQNADIVCVGVGKPDLIKASMLKKGAVVVDIGINHLNDGRIVGDVDFNNAQKVAGFITPVPKGVGPMTIVSLLENTLIAFEKQQRKGF; from the coding sequence ATAGGCATGTCAAATAGGGGCGTTGTTTTATTAGACGGGCAAGCGCTAGCTGATAATATAGAAAAAGATTTGAAAAATAAAATCCAAACAATAACCGCACAAACGCATAAACGCCCCAAACTAGCCGTGATTTTAGTGGGAAAAGACCCTGCGAGTATCACTTATGTCAATATGAAGATCAAAGCATGCCAAAGGGTGGGCATGGATTTTGATTTAAAAACCCTCCAAGAAAATATTACTGAAGCTAAATTGCTGTCCTTGATTAAAGATTGCAATACCGATCAAAACATTTCAGGCGTTTTAGTCCAGCTCCCTTTGCCCAGACACATTGATACTAAAATGATTTTAGAAGCCATTGATCCTAGTAAAGATGTGGATGGTTTCCACCCCCTTAATATCGGCAAACTCTGCACCCAAAAAGAATCGTTTCTGCCAGCCACCCCTATGGGCGTGATGCGTCTTTTAGAGCATTACCATATTGAAATCAAGGGTAAGGATGTGGCGATTATCGGGGCGAGTAATATCATTGGCAAACCTTTGAGCATGCTCATGTTAAACGCTGGGGCTAGCGTGAGCGTGTGCCATATTTTGACTAAAGACATTAGTTTTTACACCCAAAACGCTGATATTGTCTGCGTGGGCGTGGGTAAGCCTGATTTGATTAAAGCGAGCATGTTAAAAAAAGGGGCTGTAGTGGTGGATATTGGGATCAACCATTTAAATGATGGGCGTATCGTGGGCGATGTGGATTTTAACAATGCGCAAAAAGTCGCCGGTTTTATCACCCCTGTGCCTAAAGGCGTGGGGCCTATGACGATTGTCTCGCTTTTAGAAAACACTCTAATCGCTTTTGAAAAACAACAAAGGAAGGGATTTTAA
- a CDS encoding DUF3971 domain-containing protein — MNKRKHVSKKVFNVIILFVAVFTLLVVIHKTLSNGIHIQNLKIGKLGISELYLKLNNKLSLEVERVDLSSFFHQKPTKKRLEVSDLIKNIRYGIWAVSYFEKLKVKEIILDDKNKANIFFDGSKYELEFPGIKGEFSLEDDKNIKLKIINLLFKDIKVQVDGNAHYSPKARKMAFNLIVKPLVEPSAAIYLQGLTDLKTIELKINTSPMKSLAFLKPLFQRQSQKNLKTWIFDKIQFASFKIDNALIKANFTPSEFVPSLLENSVVKATLIKPSVVFNDGLSPIKMDKTELIFKNKQLLIQPQKITYETMELTGSYATFSNLLEAPKLEVFLKTTPNYYGDSIKDLLSAYKVVLPLDKISMPSSADLKLTLQFLKNTAPLFSVQGSVNLQEGALSLYNIPLYTQNANISLDITQEYQYIYIETTHTRYENMLDLDAKIALDLNKKTLSLDSLVHKIRFNTNNNINMRSYGLNNAQDNPQPAKFSLDLKSLHSIIQEGENSEVFRRKIIDTIKAQSEDKFTKDVFYATGDTLKNLSLNFDFSNPNHMQWSVPQLLLEGEFKDNAYVFRIKDLKKIKPYSPIMKYFALEDGSLEVSTSDFINIDFFAKDLKITLPIYHSNGKQFDSLSLFGSINKDEISVYTPSKSISIKVKGDQKDITLNNIDLSIDDFLDSKMPAIAGLFSKERKEKPSSKEIQDEDVFISAKQRYEKAHKIIPISTRIHAKDVVLIYKKMPFPLENLDIVAQDDRVKIDGNYKNAMIMADLVHGALYLKAHNFSGDYINTILQKDFVEGGLFTLIGALEDQVFNGELKFQNTSLKNFALMQNMINLINTIPSLIVFRNPHLGANGYQIKKGSVVFGITKEYLGLEKIDLVGKTLDIAGNGIIELDKNKLDLNLEVSTIKALSNVLNKIPIVGYLVLGKGGKITTNVNVKGTLDKPKTQVTLASDIIQAPFKILRRIFTPIDIIVDEVKKNIDSKRKLK, encoded by the coding sequence ATGAATAAAAGAAAACATGTATCCAAGAAAGTGTTTAATGTCATTATCTTGTTTGTGGCAGTATTCACTCTTTTAGTCGTCATTCACAAAACCCTTTCAAACGGCATTCACATACAAAATTTAAAAATTGGAAAGCTTGGCATTTCTGAATTATACTTAAAACTCAATAACAAGCTTTCTTTAGAAGTTGAGCGGGTTGATCTCTCTTCTTTCTTCCATCAAAAACCCACTAAAAAGCGTTTAGAAGTTTCTGATTTGATTAAAAATATCCGTTATGGCATTTGGGCGGTGTCTTATTTTGAAAAGCTTAAAGTCAAAGAAATCATTTTAGACGATAAAAATAAAGCCAATATCTTTTTTGATGGGAGTAAATACGAGTTAGAATTTCCAGGAATCAAAGGGGAATTTTCCCTAGAAGACGATAAAAATATCAAGCTTAAAATCATCAATTTGCTTTTTAAAGACATTAAAGTCCAAGTGGATGGCAACGCCCACTATTCACCTAAAGCCAGGAAAATGGCGTTTAATTTGATTGTCAAGCCCTTAGTTGAACCCAGCGCTGCAATTTATTTGCAAGGGCTAACCGATTTAAAAACCATAGAATTAAAAATTAACACTTCCCCAATGAAAAGCCTAGCGTTTTTAAAGCCCCTTTTCCAACGCCAATCGCAAAAAAATTTAAAAACATGGATTTTTGATAAGATTCAATTTGCTAGCTTTAAGATTGATAACGCTTTAATCAAGGCTAATTTCACTCCTAGCGAGTTTGTCCCATCGCTTTTGGAAAATTCTGTAGTTAAAGCCACTTTGATTAAGCCTTCAGTCGTTTTTAATGATGGCTTATCGCCCATTAAAATGGATAAAACCGAATTGATTTTCAAAAACAAACAACTCCTCATACAGCCCCAAAAAATCACTTATGAAACCATGGAATTAACCGGCTCTTACGCCACTTTTTCCAATTTGTTAGAAGCCCCCAAGTTGGAGGTTTTTTTAAAAACGACCCCTAATTATTATGGCGATAGCATTAAGGATTTATTGAGCGCTTATAAAGTCGTTTTACCTTTGGATAAAATCAGCATGCCATCTAGCGCGGATTTGAAACTCACCTTACAATTCTTGAAAAACACCGCCCCCTTATTTAGCGTTCAAGGCAGCGTTAATTTGCAAGAAGGCGCCCTCTCGCTCTATAATATCCCCCTTTATACGCAAAACGCTAATATAAGCCTAGATATTACCCAAGAATACCAATACATCTACATAGAAACTACCCACACCCGCTATGAAAACATGCTGGATTTAGACGCTAAAATCGCTTTAGATTTAAACAAAAAAACCCTTTCTTTAGATTCTTTAGTCCATAAAATACGATTCAACACTAACAATAATATCAACATGCGTTCTTATGGCCTGAATAACGCCCAAGATAACCCACAGCCTGCTAAATTTTCTTTAGATTTAAAAAGCTTGCATTCTATCATTCAAGAGGGTGAAAACTCAGAGGTTTTTAGGAGAAAAATCATAGACACCATTAAAGCCCAAAGCGAAGATAAATTCACTAAAGATGTTTTCTACGCTACAGGAGACACTCTTAAAAACCTTTCTTTGAATTTTGATTTTTCTAACCCCAACCACATGCAATGGAGCGTTCCACAACTCTTATTAGAGGGCGAATTTAAAGATAACGCCTATGTTTTTAGGATCAAAGATTTGAAAAAAATCAAGCCCTATTCCCCTATTATGAAATATTTCGCCTTAGAAGATGGCTCTTTAGAAGTTTCTACGAGCGATTTTATTAATATTGATTTTTTCGCTAAAGATTTGAAAATCACTTTACCCATTTATCATAGCAACGGCAAGCAATTTGATTCCCTCTCTTTATTTGGCTCTATCAATAAAGATGAAATTTCTGTCTATACTCCAAGCAAAAGCATATCTATAAAAGTTAAGGGGGATCAAAAGGATATTACCCTTAATAACATTGATTTGAGTATTGATGATTTTTTAGATAGCAAGATGCCAGCTATTGCGGGATTATTCTCAAAAGAACGAAAAGAAAAGCCCAGTTCTAAAGAAATCCAAGATGAAGATGTTTTCATTAGCGCTAAACAACGCTATGAAAAAGCCCACAAAATTATCCCTATTTCTACACGCATCCATGCTAAAGATGTCGTGCTGATCTATAAAAAAATGCCTTTTCCTTTAGAAAATCTTGATATTGTCGCTCAAGACGACAGAGTGAAAATTGATGGCAATTATAAAAACGCCATGATCATGGCGGATTTAGTGCATGGGGCTTTGTATCTTAAGGCTCATAATTTTAGCGGAGATTATATCAACACCATCCTCCAAAAAGATTTCGTAGAAGGGGGCTTGTTCACGCTTATTGGGGCTCTTGAAGATCAGGTTTTCAATGGCGAATTGAAATTCCAAAACACAAGCTTAAAGAATTTCGCTCTCATGCAAAACATGATCAATCTCATCAACACCATTCCCTCCCTCATTGTCTTTAGGAACCCTCATTTAGGGGCTAATGGCTATCAAATCAAAAAGGGGTCTGTTGTTTTTGGGATCACTAAAGAATATTTAGGGTTAGAAAAAATTGATCTTGTCGGCAAAACGCTTGATATTGCTGGCAATGGGATCATTGAATTAGACAAAAACAAATTAGATTTGAATTTAGAAGTTTCCACTATCAAGGCTTTGAGCAATGTCTTAAATAAAATCCCTATTGTGGGCTATCTCGTTTTAGGAAAAGGAGGTAAAATCACCACTAATGTGAATGTCAAAGGCACGCTGGATAAGCCTAAAACCCAAGTAACTTTAGCGTCAGATATTATCCAAGCGCCTTTTAAAATCTTGCGCCGTATTTTCACGCCTATTGACATCATCGTGGATGAAGTCAAAAAAAACATTGATTCAAAAAGGAAATTAAAATGA
- the nth gene encoding endonuclease III, protein MSLKRAKKAQQIKELLLKHYPNQTTELHHKNPYELLVATILSAQCTDARVNQITPKLFEKYPSVSDLALASLEEVKEIIKSVSYSNNKSKHLISMAQKVVKDFKGVIPSTQKELMSLDGVGQKTANVVLSVCFDANYMAVDTHVFRTTHRLGLSNAKEPIKTEKELSDLFKDNLSKLHHALILFGRYTCKAKNPLCDACFLKEFCVSKARFKA, encoded by the coding sequence ATGAGCTTGAAACGCGCTAAAAAAGCCCAACAGATCAAAGAACTGCTCTTAAAACATTACCCCAACCAAACCACCGAATTGCACCATAAAAACCCCTACGAATTATTGGTGGCTACCATTTTAAGCGCTCAATGCACGGACGCTAGAGTGAATCAAATAACTCCCAAGCTATTTGAAAAATACCCCAGCGTGAGTGATTTAGCCCTCGCTTCTTTAGAAGAGGTTAAAGAGATCATTAAATCCGTTTCGTATTCCAACAACAAAAGCAAGCATTTAATCAGCATGGCGCAAAAAGTGGTTAAAGATTTTAAGGGCGTTATCCCCTCTACGCAAAAAGAACTAATGAGCCTGGATGGCGTGGGGCAAAAAACCGCTAATGTGGTGCTTTCAGTGTGCTTTGACGCAAATTATATGGCGGTAGATACCCATGTGTTCCGCACGACGCACCGCTTAGGCTTAAGTAACGCTAAAGAGCCTATTAAAACCGAAAAGGAATTGAGCGATCTGTTTAAAGACAACCTATCCAAACTCCACCATGCCTTAATCTTGTTTGGCCGTTACACCTGCAAGGCTAAAAACCCCTTATGCGATGCGTGTTTTTTAAAAGAATTTTGCGTTTCTAAAGCTCGCTTTAAAGCGTAG
- the fliN gene encoding flagellar motor switch protein FliN: MPETESNKLKIAEKEKEKANKERELELSTYLEELICDYKNLLDMEIVFSAELGSTQIPLLQILRFEKGSVIDLQKPAGESVDTFVNGRVIGKGEVMVFERNLAIRLNEILDSNAIVYYLAKNS, encoded by the coding sequence ATGCCAGAAACAGAATCTAATAAGTTAAAAATAGCCGAAAAAGAAAAAGAGAAAGCGAATAAAGAAAGAGAACTAGAGCTTTCCACTTATTTAGAAGAACTCATCTGCGATTATAAAAACCTTTTAGACATGGAGATTGTTTTTAGCGCAGAACTTGGCTCTACGCAAATCCCTTTGTTGCAAATTTTGCGTTTTGAAAAAGGCTCTGTGATTGATTTGCAAAAACCCGCCGGAGAGAGCGTGGATACTTTTGTGAACGGGCGGGTTATTGGTAAGGGTGAGGTGATGGTTTTTGAAAGGAATTTAGCCATTCGTTTGAATGAAATCCTTGATTCTAACGCCATTGTGTATTATCTCGCTAAAAATTCATGA
- the pyrC gene encoding dihydroorotase — protein sequence MEITLFDPIDAHLHVRENALLKAVLRYSSEPFSAAVIMPNLSKPLINTPTTLEYEEEILNHSSNFKPLMSLYFNDGLTLEELQHAQEKGIRFLKLYPKGMTTNAQNGTSDLLGEKTLEILENAQKLGFILCIHAEQAGFCLDKEFLCHSVLETFALSFPKLKIIIEHLSDWRSIALIEKHDNLYATLTLHHISMTLDDLLGGSLDPHCFCKPLIKTKKDQERLLSLALKAHPKISFGSDSAPHFISKKHSANIPAGIFSAPILLPALCELFEKHNALENLQAFISDNAKKIYALDNLPSKKAHLSKKPFIVPTHTLCLNEKIAILRGGETLSWNLQEIA from the coding sequence ATGGAAATCACGCTTTTTGACCCCATAGACGCCCACTTGCATGTGCGAGAAAACGCGCTTTTAAAAGCGGTGTTAAGATATTCTAGCGAACCTTTTAGCGCTGCAGTGATCATGCCTAATCTCAGTAAGCCCTTAATCAACACTCCAACCACCCTTGAATACGAAGAAGAAATTTTAAACCATTCTTCAAACTTCAAGCCTTTAATGAGTTTGTATTTTAATGATGGCTTGACTTTAGAAGAATTGCAACATGCCCAAGAAAAAGGCATCAGATTTTTAAAACTCTACCCCAAAGGCATGACCACAAACGCGCAAAACGGCACTTCGGATTTGTTGGGTGAAAAAACTTTAGAGATTTTAGAAAACGCCCAAAAATTAGGCTTTATTTTATGCATCCATGCAGAACAGGCTGGGTTTTGTTTGGATAAAGAATTTTTATGCCATAGCGTTTTAGAGACTTTCGCCCTTTCATTCCCCAAACTCAAAATCATTATAGAGCATTTGAGCGATTGGCGCAGTATCGCTTTAATTGAAAAGCATGACAACCTCTATGCGACTTTAACTTTACACCATATCAGCATGACTTTAGATGACTTATTAGGGGGGAGTTTGGACCCGCATTGTTTTTGTAAGCCTTTAATCAAAACCAAAAAAGACCAAGAAAGGCTTTTATCCCTTGCTTTAAAAGCCCACCCTAAAATCTCTTTTGGCTCTGATAGCGCTCCGCATTTCATTTCTAAAAAGCATAGCGCTAACATCCCGGCAGGCATCTTTTCTGCCCCTATTTTGTTGCCTGCATTATGCGAACTTTTTGAAAAACACAACGCTTTAGAAAATTTGCAAGCCTTTATCAGCGATAACGCTAAAAAAATCTACGCACTAGACAATTTACCCAGCAAAAAAGCGCATTTGTCTAAAAAACCCTTTATAGTCCCTACGCACACGCTTTGTTTGAATGAAAAAATCGCTATCTTAAGAGGGGGCGAAACGCTATCTTGGAACCTTCAAGAAATCGCCTAA
- a CDS encoding 4Fe-4S dicluster domain-containing protein codes for MAKMNAPDGVAVWVNEDRCKGCDICVSVCPAGVLGMGIEKERVLGKVAKVAYPESCIGCVQCELHCPDFAIYVADRKDFKFAKVSKEAQERSEKVKANKYMLLEETILEGRGK; via the coding sequence ATGGCTAAAATGAACGCTCCAGATGGGGTTGCCGTTTGGGTGAATGAAGACAGGTGTAAGGGTTGTGATATTTGCGTGTCGGTATGCCCGGCTGGGGTTCTTGGCATGGGGATTGAAAAAGAAAGGGTGCTTGGAAAAGTGGCTAAAGTAGCCTACCCAGAGAGCTGTATCGGTTGCGTGCAATGCGAGTTGCACTGCCCGGATTTTGCGATTTATGTGGCTGACAGGAAGGATTTCAAATTCGCTAAAGTTTCTAAAGAGGCTCAAGAAAGAAGCGAAAAGGTTAAGGCCAATAAATACATGCTCTTAGAAGAGACTATTTTAGAAGGGAGAGGCAAATA
- the mltG gene encoding endolytic transglycosylase MltG has product MTTKRVNTATNKIMTLNTFLDTCFLLFISILFYLSIPIYPNKVVVVPQGSLKKVFFSLKEQGVDINALDLLLLRLMGMPKKGYIDMGDGALRKGDFLVRLIKAKAAQKSATLIPGETRYFFTQILSETYQLGVGDLNEAYESIAPRLNGAVIEDGVIWPDTYHLPLGEDAFKIMQTLIGQSMKKHESLSKQWLGYYHKEEWFEKIILASIVQKEAANIEEMPLIASVIFNRLKKGMPLQMDGALNYQEFSHAKVTKERIKTDNTPYNTYKFKGLPKNPVGSVSLEAIRAVVFPKKTNFLYFVKMPDKKHAFSTTYKEHLKNINLSNNHF; this is encoded by the coding sequence ATGACGACTAAAAGAGTGAATACTGCCACAAACAAGATAATGACATTAAACACTTTCTTGGATACATGTTTTCTTTTATTCATCAGTATTCTTTTTTATTTAAGTATACCAATTTATCCTAACAAAGTGGTGGTTGTCCCGCAAGGTTCGCTCAAAAAAGTGTTTTTTTCTTTGAAAGAGCAAGGCGTGGATATTAACGCTTTGGATTTGCTTTTGTTGCGCCTAATGGGCATGCCTAAAAAAGGCTATATTGACATGGGCGATGGGGCTTTAAGGAAGGGGGATTTTTTAGTCCGTTTGATCAAAGCAAAAGCGGCACAAAAAAGCGCGACTTTAATCCCTGGAGAAACCCGCTATTTTTTCACGCAAATTTTGAGCGAAACTTACCAATTAGGAGTTGGCGATCTCAATGAAGCTTATGAAAGCATCGCGCCACGATTGAATGGCGCTGTGATAGAAGATGGGGTGATATGGCCAGACACTTATCATTTGCCCTTAGGAGAGGACGCTTTTAAAATCATGCAAACTTTGATCGGTCAATCCATGAAAAAACACGAATCTTTAAGCAAACAATGGCTTGGATACTACCATAAAGAAGAGTGGTTTGAAAAAATCATTCTCGCTTCTATTGTGCAAAAAGAAGCCGCTAATATTGAAGAAATGCCCCTGATTGCGAGCGTGATTTTTAACCGCTTGAAAAAAGGCATGCCTTTACAAATGGATGGGGCTTTGAATTACCAAGAATTTTCACACGCTAAAGTGACCAAAGAGCGCATTAAAACCGATAATACCCCCTACAACACTTATAAATTTAAGGGTTTGCCTAAAAATCCTGTGGGGAGCGTGAGCCTAGAAGCGATTAGGGCGGTGGTATTCCCTAAAAAAACTAACTTTTTGTATTTTGTGAAAATGCCGGATAAAAAACATGCTTTCAGCACGACTTATAAGGAGCATTTAAAAAACATCAATCTTTCTAATAATCATTTTTAA